A region from the Silene latifolia isolate original U9 population chromosome 7, ASM4854445v1, whole genome shotgun sequence genome encodes:
- the LOC141592094 gene encoding protein-S-isoprenylcysteine O-methyltransferase B-like, with protein sequence MEIFSYTAGRQLSQMFLATFFFHISEYFLAVAIHGKKNVTLSSLLISKHYIAAMLFSILEYLGEYFFCPELKEYWWISNFGLALIVIGEIIRKMAIVTAGRSFTHLIKVRREEHHKLVTHGIYAFVRHPSYLGFWVWSIGTQIMLLNPISTIAFAAVVWRFFALRIPYEEAYLRRFFGNEYVEYAQRVPSGIPFVK encoded by the coding sequence ATGGAGATCTTCAGTTACACAGCTGGCCGACAGTTATCTCAAATGTTTCTCGCAACTTTCTTCTTTCATATTTCAGAATACTTTCTAGCTGTTGCTATTCACGGGAAGAAGAATGTGACGCTCAGTTCGTTGTTGATAAGTAAGCACTACATTGCTGCCATGCTTTTCTCAATACTAGAATACTTGGGTGAATACTTTTTCTGTCCTGAACTAAAGGAATATTGGTGGATAAGCAACTTCGGCCTTGCTCTTATTGTGATTGGTGAAATTATACGCAAAATGGCAATTGTTACAGCTGGACGGTCCTTCACCCATCTCATCAAAGTCCGACGTGAAGAGCATCATAAACTTGTAACCCATGGTATCTATGCTTTTGTTCGGCATCCGAGTTACTTGGGTTTTTGGGTTTGGTCAATTGGTACTCAGATTATGCTGTTGAACCCGATATCGACAATTGCATTTGCTGCAGTAGTCTGGCGCTTCTTTGCCCTAAGAATACCATATGAAGAGGCTTACTTGAGGCGTTTTTTCGGAAATGAATATGTCGAATATGCACAAAGGGTCCCTTCAGGTATACCGTTTGTCAAATAG